Proteins encoded together in one Streptomyces umbrinus window:
- a CDS encoding helix-turn-helix domain-containing protein, which translates to MILLRRLLGDVLRRQRQRQGRTLREVSSSARVSLGYLSEVERGQKEASSELLSAICDALDVRMSELMREVSDELALAELARSAAATEPVPTPVRPRLNSVSVTGVPPERVTIKAPAEAVDVVAA; encoded by the coding sequence ATGATTCTGCTCCGTCGCCTGCTTGGTGACGTGCTGCGTCGGCAGCGCCAGCGCCAGGGCCGTACTCTGCGCGAAGTCTCCTCGTCCGCCCGAGTTTCACTCGGCTATCTTTCCGAGGTGGAGCGGGGGCAGAAAGAGGCTTCCTCTGAGCTGCTTTCCGCTATCTGCGACGCGCTGGACGTACGGATGTCCGAGCTCATGCGGGAAGTGAGCGACGAGCTCGCACTCGCCGAGCTGGCCCGGTCGGCAGCGGCTACCGAGCCTGTGCCCACACCGGTGCGCCCGAGGCTCAATTCCGTATCGGTGACCGGTGTGCCGCCGGAACGGGTGACCATCAAGGCGCCTGCGGAGGCGGTCGACGTCGTCGCCGCCTGA
- a CDS encoding CinA family protein has translation MTSTAAEVLRLLTVRGETLAVAESLTGGLVAADLAAVPGASKAFRGSVTAYATDLKRDVLGVDATLLDQRGAVDPQVAAQMAVGARKVLGADWGIATTGVAGPEPQDGQPVGTVFVAVDGPQSASGEGVLGGKVVALRLNGSRTEIRMESVRSVLALLLEQLVGELTENERAQDTEQNGGF, from the coding sequence GTGACCTCAACGGCCGCCGAAGTGCTGCGACTACTCACGGTGAGGGGCGAGACGCTCGCTGTCGCCGAGTCGCTCACCGGCGGTCTGGTGGCGGCGGACCTCGCGGCGGTGCCCGGAGCCTCCAAGGCATTCCGCGGCTCGGTGACCGCGTACGCCACCGATCTCAAGCGCGATGTACTCGGCGTCGACGCCACTCTGCTGGATCAGCGTGGAGCGGTGGATCCGCAGGTCGCGGCACAGATGGCGGTCGGCGCCCGCAAGGTGCTCGGCGCGGACTGGGGCATCGCGACCACCGGTGTCGCCGGCCCCGAACCCCAGGACGGACAGCCCGTCGGCACGGTTTTCGTTGCCGTGGACGGGCCGCAGAGCGCGTCCGGCGAAGGCGTTCTTGGCGGGAAAGTGGTGGCGTTGCGGTTGAACGGCTCCCGGACGGAAATCCGTATGGAGAGTGTACGGAGCGTGCTCGCACTGCTTCTGGAGCAGCTTGTGGGCGAACTCACTGAGAATGAGCGGGCACAGGATACGGAACAGAACGGGGGGTTTTGA
- the pgsA gene encoding CDP-diacylglycerol--glycerol-3-phosphate 3-phosphatidyltransferase, whose translation MTGVPASAAGGPGAPGTRGAAGASSASGKGTSGTSGTGATGAQGSKTPRSAKLSAAAVNQASLWNVANLLTMLRLVLVPGFVALMLADGGYDPVWRAWAWAAFAVAMITDVFDGHLARTYNLVTDFGKIADPIADKAIMGAALICLSSLGDLPWWVTGVILGRELGITLLRFVVIRYGVIPASRGGKIKTLTQGVAVGMYVLALTGPLATLRFWVMAVAVALTVVTGLDYVRQAIVLRRQGLAERKAAAEEAEA comes from the coding sequence ATGACCGGAGTCCCGGCATCCGCGGCGGGCGGCCCCGGTGCGCCCGGTACGCGCGGTGCTGCCGGCGCCTCCAGCGCTTCCGGCAAGGGAACCTCCGGAACCTCCGGTACAGGTGCCACCGGCGCCCAGGGCTCGAAGACACCGCGTAGCGCGAAGCTGAGCGCCGCGGCCGTCAACCAGGCCAGCCTGTGGAACGTCGCCAACCTCCTCACCATGCTCCGGCTCGTACTCGTGCCGGGCTTCGTGGCGCTGATGCTGGCCGACGGCGGATACGACCCCGTGTGGCGGGCCTGGGCCTGGGCGGCCTTCGCCGTAGCCATGATCACGGACGTCTTCGACGGCCATCTGGCCCGTACGTACAACCTCGTCACCGACTTCGGGAAGATCGCCGACCCGATCGCCGACAAGGCGATCATGGGAGCGGCGCTCATCTGTCTGTCCTCGCTAGGCGATCTGCCGTGGTGGGTGACGGGCGTGATCCTCGGGCGTGAGCTCGGAATCACCCTGCTGCGCTTCGTGGTGATCCGCTACGGCGTGATCCCCGCCAGCCGCGGCGGCAAGATAAAGACGCTGACGCAGGGAGTGGCCGTCGGGATGTACGTCCTGGCGCTGACGGGGCCCCTGGCGACCCTGAGGTTCTGGGTGATGGCTGTGGCGGTCGCCCTGACCGTCGTCACCGGACTCGACTATGTGAGACAGGCCATTGTGCTGCGGCGCCAGGGACTGGCCGAGCGGAAGGCCGCCGCCGAGGAGGCGGAAGCGTGA
- the rimO gene encoding 30S ribosomal protein S12 methylthiotransferase RimO → MPERRTVALVTLGCARNEVDSEELAGRLEADGWHLVEDAENADVAVVNTCGFVEAAKKDSVDALLEANDLKGHGRTQAVVAVGCMAERYGKELAEALPEADGVLGFDDYADISDRLQTILNGGIHAAHTPRDRRKLLPISPAERQSAGTEVALPGHAPVDLPEGLAPESGPRAPLRRRLDGSPVASVKLASGCDRRCSFCAIPSFRGSFISRRPSDVLGETRWLAEQGVKEVMLVSENNTSYGKDLGDIRLLETLLPELADVDGIERVRVSYLQPAEMRPGLIDVLTSTPKIAPYFDLSFQHSAPGVLRAMRRFGSTDQFLQLLDTIRSKAPQAGVRSNFIVGFPGETADDLAELERFLTGARLDAIGVFGYSDEDGTEAATYENKLDEDVVAERLARVSRLAEELVSQRAEERVGETLQVLVESLGSAGTDGEEEPAYGRAAHQAPETDGQVLFTSGEGLTVGRMVEAKVVGTEGVDLVAEPLPGSLACTEEAAR, encoded by the coding sequence ATGCCTGAACGCCGTACCGTCGCACTCGTCACTCTTGGCTGCGCCCGTAACGAGGTGGACTCGGAGGAGCTCGCAGGCCGCTTGGAGGCGGACGGCTGGCACCTCGTGGAGGACGCCGAGAACGCGGACGTCGCGGTCGTCAACACCTGTGGCTTCGTCGAGGCCGCCAAGAAGGACTCCGTCGACGCCCTCCTGGAGGCCAACGACCTCAAGGGCCATGGGAGAACGCAGGCCGTCGTGGCCGTCGGCTGCATGGCCGAGCGGTACGGCAAGGAGCTCGCCGAGGCCCTTCCCGAGGCCGACGGAGTGCTCGGCTTCGACGACTATGCCGACATCTCCGACCGCCTCCAGACCATCCTGAACGGCGGAATCCACGCCGCCCACACCCCGCGCGACCGGCGCAAGCTGCTGCCGATCAGCCCGGCCGAGCGGCAGAGTGCGGGCACGGAGGTCGCCCTTCCGGGGCACGCTCCCGTCGATCTTCCGGAAGGCCTCGCTCCGGAGTCCGGCCCCCGCGCACCCCTGCGCCGCCGACTCGACGGCTCACCGGTCGCCTCGGTGAAGCTGGCTTCCGGCTGCGACCGGCGCTGCTCCTTCTGCGCCATCCCGTCCTTCCGCGGCTCCTTCATCTCGCGACGGCCGTCGGACGTCCTGGGAGAGACGCGCTGGCTGGCCGAGCAGGGCGTCAAGGAGGTCATGCTGGTCTCCGAGAACAACACCTCGTACGGCAAGGACCTCGGCGACATCCGCCTCCTGGAGACCCTGCTGCCCGAGCTCGCCGACGTCGACGGGATCGAGCGGGTGCGGGTCAGCTACCTCCAGCCCGCCGAGATGCGGCCCGGGCTCATCGACGTACTGACCTCGACCCCGAAGATCGCGCCCTACTTCGACCTGTCCTTCCAGCACTCCGCCCCCGGTGTGCTGCGCGCGATGCGGCGCTTCGGGAGCACCGACCAGTTCCTGCAGCTGCTCGACACGATTCGCTCCAAGGCCCCGCAGGCCGGTGTGCGGTCCAACTTCATCGTGGGCTTCCCCGGCGAGACCGCGGACGACCTGGCGGAGCTGGAGCGCTTCCTGACCGGCGCGCGGCTGGACGCCATCGGCGTCTTCGGGTACTCCGACGAGGACGGCACCGAAGCGGCGACGTACGAGAACAAGCTGGACGAGGACGTCGTCGCCGAGCGTCTCGCGCGCGTGTCCCGGCTCGCCGAGGAGCTGGTCTCCCAGCGGGCGGAGGAGCGCGTCGGGGAGACCCTGCAGGTGCTGGTCGAGTCCCTGGGCTCCGCCGGCACCGACGGCGAGGAGGAGCCCGCGTACGGCCGTGCCGCGCACCAGGCGCCCGAGACCGACGGCCAGGTGCTGTTCACAAGCGGCGAAGGTCTCACCGTCGGCCGTATGGTCGAGGCGAAGGTGGTCGGTACGGAAGGTGTCGACCTGGTGGCCGAGCCGCTCCCGGGCTCGCTCGCATGTACAGAGGAGGCGGCCAGATGA
- a CDS encoding helix-turn-helix domain-containing protein — MSIGNSPDDNSPQDEPPIEKGDRPSIGRALQQARIAAGLTVDDVSNATRVRIAIVHAIEQDDFSPCGGDVYARGHLKTLARAVHLDPAPLLAQYDGDHGGRPAPTPAAPMFEAERIRPERRGPNWTAAMVAAIVAVIGFVGFTMVKDDSDGSKTQVAEGSTPTASKPVKTKPTPTKPADPKPDPSDSAIAAAPQDKVTVQVTAPDGRSWISAKDHNGRLLFDGFLKQGDSKTFQDKEKIDLVLGDAGALQLYVNGKKIEDEFQPGGVERLTYTKGDPEVG, encoded by the coding sequence GTGTCCATCGGCAACTCCCCTGACGACAACTCCCCTCAGGACGAGCCTCCCATCGAAAAGGGTGATCGCCCTTCGATCGGCCGTGCTCTGCAGCAGGCGCGCATCGCGGCGGGGCTGACAGTCGACGACGTCAGTAACGCCACCCGGGTCCGCATCGCCATCGTGCACGCGATCGAACAGGACGACTTCTCGCCCTGCGGCGGCGACGTGTACGCGCGCGGTCACCTGAAGACGCTGGCGCGCGCCGTTCACCTCGATCCGGCGCCGCTGCTCGCCCAGTACGACGGTGATCACGGCGGGCGGCCCGCGCCGACCCCCGCGGCACCGATGTTCGAGGCCGAGCGGATCCGTCCGGAGCGCCGGGGGCCCAACTGGACCGCCGCCATGGTCGCCGCGATCGTCGCGGTGATCGGCTTCGTCGGGTTCACGATGGTCAAGGACGACTCGGACGGCTCGAAGACGCAGGTCGCCGAGGGATCCACGCCCACCGCCAGCAAGCCCGTCAAGACCAAGCCGACCCCCACCAAGCCCGCCGATCCCAAGCCCGACCCGTCGGACAGCGCCATCGCGGCCGCGCCGCAGGACAAGGTGACCGTCCAGGTGACCGCCCCCGACGGGCGCAGCTGGATCTCCGCCAAGGACCACAACGGCCGGCTGCTCTTCGACGGCTTCCTGAAACAGGGCGACTCCAAGACCTTCCAGGACAAGGAGAAGATCGACCTCGTCCTCGGTGACGCCGGAGCGCTCCAGCTCTACGTCAACGGCAAGAAGATCGAGGACGAGTTCCAGCCCGGTGGGGTCGAGCGCCTCACGTACACGAAGGGCGACCCCGAGGTCGGATGA
- a CDS encoding FtsK/SpoIIIE family DNA translocase, with protein MAPRQSAAKKAPAKKAAAPRKAAAKKAPAKKAPAKKAPAKKAAAKKAAPPKPAPNPTGGVYRLVRALWLGVAHAVGAVFRGIGRGAKGLDPAHRKDGLALLLLGLALIVAAGTWSNLRGPVGDLVEMLVTGAFGRLDLLVPILLGVIAARLIRHPEKPEANGRIVIGLSALVIGVLGQVHIACGAPARSDGMQAIRDAGGLIGWGAATPLTYTMGEVLAVPLLALVTVFGLLVVTATPVNAIPQRLRMLGARLGLVHPRETDDEFGEDDERYDDQWREALPASPRRRRVAPEEYDPDSAEQEALSERRSRRRRPAVQQPALDRPMDAVDVAAAAAAALDGAVMHGMPPSALVADLTQGVGADRGDRQDTGGQDTGGRGEPTPVPAARAKGTKGARPKQEMLKAEVADLTKPAPETARDLPPRAEQLQLSGDITYSLPSLDLLERGGPGKTRSAANDAVVASLTNVFMEFKVDAAVTGFTRGPTVTRYEVELGPAVKVERITALAKNIAYAVASPDVRIISPIPGKSAVGIEIPNTDREMVNLGDVLRLADAAEDDHPMLVALGKDVEGGYVMANLAKMPHVLVAGATGSGKSSCINCLITSVMVRATPEDVRMVLVDPKRVELTAYEGIPHLITPIITNPKRAAEALQWVVREMDLRYDDLAAFGYRHIDDFNQAIRDGKLKTPEGSERELKTYPYLLVIVDELADLMMVAPRDVEDSIVRITQLARAAGIHLVLATQRPSVDVVTGLIKANVPSRLAFATSSLADSRVILDQPGAEKLIGKGDGLFLPMGANKPTRMQGAFVTEDEVAAVVQHCKDQMAPVFREDVTVGTKQKKEIDEDIGDDLDLLCQAAELVVSTQFGSTSMLQRKLRVGFAKAGRLMDLMESRNIVGPSEGSKARDVLVKPDELDGVLAVIRGEAHP; from the coding sequence ATGGCCCCACGTCAGTCCGCAGCCAAGAAGGCGCCCGCGAAGAAGGCGGCCGCACCGAGGAAGGCTGCGGCGAAGAAGGCCCCCGCGAAGAAAGCCCCGGCGAAAAAGGCGCCCGCGAAGAAGGCCGCGGCCAAGAAAGCCGCGCCTCCGAAGCCGGCGCCCAACCCGACCGGGGGCGTGTACAGGCTGGTGCGCGCCCTGTGGCTGGGGGTCGCGCACGCCGTCGGCGCCGTGTTCCGCGGCATAGGGCGGGGCGCGAAGGGGCTCGACCCGGCGCATCGGAAGGACGGTCTCGCGCTGCTGCTGCTCGGGCTGGCACTGATTGTCGCGGCCGGGACCTGGTCCAACCTCCGTGGTCCCGTGGGCGACCTCGTCGAGATGCTGGTGACCGGTGCCTTCGGCCGCCTCGACCTGCTCGTGCCGATACTGCTCGGGGTCATCGCCGCGCGCCTCATCCGGCACCCGGAGAAGCCCGAGGCCAACGGCCGTATCGTGATCGGTCTTTCCGCGCTCGTCATCGGTGTGCTCGGCCAGGTCCACATCGCCTGCGGGGCGCCCGCGCGCAGCGACGGCATGCAGGCGATAAGGGACGCGGGCGGGCTCATCGGCTGGGGTGCGGCGACACCGCTGACGTACACGATGGGCGAGGTCCTCGCCGTACCGCTTCTTGCGCTGGTCACGGTCTTCGGGCTGCTGGTGGTCACCGCGACACCGGTCAACGCCATTCCGCAGCGGCTGCGCATGCTGGGTGCCCGGCTCGGTCTCGTACACCCTCGTGAGACGGACGACGAATTCGGCGAGGACGACGAGCGCTACGACGACCAGTGGCGCGAGGCGCTGCCCGCGAGCCCCCGGCGGCGCCGGGTGGCGCCCGAGGAGTACGACCCGGACAGTGCCGAGCAGGAGGCGCTCTCCGAGCGCCGGAGCCGCCGTCGGCGGCCCGCCGTGCAGCAGCCCGCGCTGGACAGGCCCATGGACGCCGTGGACGTGGCCGCTGCCGCCGCGGCGGCGCTCGACGGTGCCGTGATGCACGGGATGCCGCCCAGCGCGCTGGTGGCCGATCTGACGCAGGGCGTCGGTGCGGACCGCGGGGACCGTCAGGACACAGGCGGACAGGACACGGGCGGGCGCGGGGAGCCGACGCCGGTGCCCGCCGCGCGCGCCAAGGGGACCAAGGGCGCCAGGCCCAAGCAGGAGATGCTCAAGGCCGAGGTCGCCGACCTGACCAAACCCGCGCCCGAGACGGCGCGTGACCTGCCTCCGCGCGCGGAGCAACTGCAGCTCTCCGGAGACATCACCTACTCCCTGCCGTCGCTCGACCTCCTGGAGCGCGGCGGCCCCGGCAAGACGCGCAGTGCCGCCAACGACGCGGTGGTCGCCTCCCTCACGAACGTCTTCATGGAGTTCAAGGTCGACGCCGCCGTCACCGGCTTCACCCGCGGCCCGACGGTCACGCGGTACGAGGTCGAGCTCGGCCCCGCAGTGAAGGTCGAGCGGATCACGGCGCTCGCCAAGAACATCGCGTACGCCGTCGCCAGCCCTGACGTGCGGATCATCAGCCCGATCCCCGGCAAGTCCGCGGTCGGCATCGAGATCCCCAACACCGACCGCGAGATGGTCAACCTGGGCGATGTGCTGCGCCTCGCGGACGCGGCCGAGGACGACCACCCGATGCTCGTGGCGCTCGGCAAGGACGTCGAGGGCGGCTATGTGATGGCCAACCTGGCGAAGATGCCGCACGTCCTGGTGGCCGGAGCGACCGGTTCCGGTAAATCCTCATGCATTAACTGCCTGATTACGTCCGTCATGGTCCGCGCGACCCCCGAGGACGTACGCATGGTCCTCGTCGACCCCAAGCGCGTCGAGCTGACCGCGTACGAGGGCATCCCGCACCTCATCACGCCGATCATCACCAACCCGAAGCGGGCCGCCGAGGCTCTGCAGTGGGTCGTACGGGAGATGGATCTGCGGTACGACGACCTGGCGGCGTTCGGGTACCGGCACATCGACGACTTCAACCAGGCCATCCGCGACGGCAAGCTCAAGACGCCGGAAGGCAGCGAGCGGGAGCTCAAGACCTATCCGTATCTGCTGGTGATCGTCGACGAGCTCGCCGACCTGATGATGGTCGCGCCGAGGGACGTCGAGGACTCGATCGTGCGTATCACGCAGCTCGCGCGCGCGGCAGGCATCCACCTGGTGCTCGCCACACAGCGGCCCTCCGTGGACGTCGTCACCGGGCTGATCAAGGCGAACGTGCCCTCGCGGCTCGCCTTCGCCACGTCGTCGCTCGCGGACTCGCGGGTCATCCTCGACCAGCCCGGCGCCGAGAAGCTGATCGGCAAGGGCGACGGGCTCTTCCTGCCGATGGGGGCGAACAAGCCGACCCGTATGCAGGGCGCCTTCGTCACCGAGGACGAGGTCGCGGCCGTCGTCCAGCACTGCAAGGACCAGATGGCGCCGGTCTTCCGGGAAGACGTCACCGTGGGCACCAAGCAGAAGAAGGAGATCGACGAGGACATCGGCGACGACCTCGACCTGCTGTGCCAGGCCGCCGAACTGGTCGTCTCCACGCAGTTCGGGTCGACCTCGATGCTCCAGCGCAAGCTGCGCGTCGGGTTCGCCAAGGCCGGCCGGCTGATGGACCTCATGGAGTCCCGCAACATCGTCGGTCCGAGCGAGGGTTCCAAGGCACGTGATGTTCTTGTGAAACCTGACGAGCTGGACGGAGTGCTCGCGGTGATCCGTGGGGAGGCTCATCCGTAG
- a CDS encoding response regulator, with the protein MVQKAKILLVDDRPENLLALEAILSALDQTLVRASSGEEALKALLTDDFAVILLDVQMPGMDGFETAAHIKRRERTRDIPIIFLTAINHGPHHTFRGYAAGAVDYISKPFDPWVLRAKVSVFVELYMKNCQLREQAALLRLQLEGGGGKAAVGDTKEPAGLLAELSARLAAVEEQAEALSKQLDDDSADAAAVATAAHLERKLTGLRRALDALEPGTGSGAASSLPSQN; encoded by the coding sequence ATGGTGCAGAAGGCCAAGATCCTCCTGGTCGATGACCGGCCGGAGAATCTGCTGGCGCTGGAGGCGATTCTCTCCGCGCTCGATCAGACACTGGTTCGGGCATCTTCCGGGGAGGAAGCGCTCAAAGCACTGCTCACGGACGACTTCGCGGTCATTCTGCTGGACGTCCAGATGCCGGGCATGGACGGTTTCGAAACCGCCGCGCACATCAAGAGGCGAGAACGGACCCGGGACATCCCGATCATCTTCCTCACGGCGATCAACCACGGCCCGCACCACACCTTCCGGGGATACGCGGCGGGTGCGGTGGACTACATCTCGAAGCCGTTCGACCCGTGGGTGCTGCGCGCGAAGGTCTCGGTCTTCGTAGAGCTCTACATGAAGAACTGCCAACTCCGGGAGCAGGCCGCGCTGCTGCGGCTCCAGCTCGAAGGTGGTGGCGGCAAGGCGGCGGTCGGCGACACCAAGGAGCCGGCCGGACTGCTCGCCGAACTCTCCGCGCGGCTCGCGGCTGTCGAGGAGCAGGCCGAGGCCCTCTCCAAACAGCTCGACGACGACTCGGCGGACGCGGCAGCGGTGGCCACCGCGGCCCATCTCGAACGCAAACTCACAGGGTTGCGCCGGGCGCTGGACGCGTTGGAACCGGGGACGGGGAGCGGGGCGGCCTCTTCGCTGCCCTCGCAGAACTGA